GCCTGACGTTCCCCGAGAGACCGCGGCGTACTGGATCCCCCGCTCCAGTGCGCAATGCGCACAAGGCGGGGGATGACAGTTGTCGTTGGGTGAGCGCCAGGCTCACCAGCCCAGCAGCTCCGGCTTGCGCGGCAGCTCGACGGTCTTGACCTTCTCGAGCTTGATCGTGCCCTTGGCCATGAGGTCGTTGAGGTCGCCGTCGGTCGCGCCCGACACCTTGGTGCGGTAGAGGTCGACCTTCAGCGTGCCGCGATGGTCCTTGTCGGTCCAGGTCGAGGGATTGCAGACGCCCTCCATGCCGGCCGGCACCCAATCCTTCTTCTGGTAGAAGCCCTTGGCGACGTTCTCGCCTGTGGCGCCGCCGTTCTTGGCGGCCCAGTCGAGCGACTCCTTCATGTACAGCGCCGAGCAGACCGCCGCGATGTAATGCACCGGGCGATAGACCTTGCCGGTGGGGTCCGACATCTTGGAGATCTCCATCACCGTCTTCATGCCGGGCGCATCGCCGCCCCAGCTCACCGCGGTGCGCAACGGGAAGATCACGCCATTGGCGGCGTCGCCTGCGGTCTTGGCGGCGTTCTCGTCCATGCCCCAGACATTGCCGAGGAACTGGATGTCGACGCCGGCGGTCTTGCAGGCCTTCATCACCGAGATGTTGGAGGCCGCGGTGTTGCCGAGATAGGCGTAGTTGGCGCCCGAGGATTTCAGGCTCAGGCACTGCGCGCTGTAGTCACCCGGCGAGAGCGCGAACACCAGCGGCGGCAGCACCTCGAAGCCGAGCTCCTGCGCCATGGCTTCGCCGGCGGCCTTCGGCGCGTTCGGATAGGGATGGTTGGCACCCATGTGCACGAATTTCGGCTTGCCGGACTTGCCTTTGGCCTTCCAGTCCTCGGCGGCCCATATCAGCATCGCGCGCAGCGAGTCCGAATAGCTCGGGCCGTAGAAGAAATTGTACGGCGCGGGCTTGGCCTTGCCGCTGACTCCTTCGGGATCGGTGAGAGCGGCGGCATAGGAACCGGAAAGATCGGGGATCTTGTCCTGCGCAAGGAAGCCGGTCAGCGCCTCGGTATCGGCCGTGCCCCAGCCCATGATCGCGGCGACCTTGCTGTCCGGCGCCGACCATTTCTTGTACAGCGCGATCGCGCGCGGCACCTGGTAGCCATAGTCGTTGGTATCGACATTGAGCTGCTTGCCATTGACGCCGCCATTCTTATTGACCCAGGCGAAGGTGTCGGCGACGGCCTGGCCGTAGGGCGTACCGACGTCGGAGGTGCCGCCGGAATAATCGGCGAGGTGGCCGATCGCGATCTGCGCTTGCGCGCCCGCCGAGAATGCGGCAATCGCGATCGCGAGCGACGCGGTGCTCAAAAAGGATTTTGTCTTCATTGGTTGCCTCCTCCTGTTTTATTCGTTGGTTCGTCAGTTTCCGTGCTCAGTGCGAGAACGGGTAGAGTTTCCAATACGCCTTGATCTGCCGCCAGCGATGCGCAAGCCCGTCGGGTTCGAACATCAGGAATGCGATGATGATCACCCCGATCGCAATCTCGCGCAGGAAAGTGATGTTGTTGTTGAGCGAGAGCGCCTTGTCGATCGCGCCGCCCTTCAGATAGAGGCTGATGAACTCCATCGTCTCCGGCAGCAGCACCACGAAGGCGGTGCCCATCAGCGTGCCCATGATCGAGCCGGTGCCGCCGATGATGATCATGGCCAGGAACAGGATCGAGCGCTCGATGCCAAAACCCTCCTGCGACACCACGAGCTGGTAATGCGCGTAGAGCGCGCCGGCGATGCCGGCGAAGAAGGCGGCGAGGCCGAACGACAGCGTGCGGTACTTGGTGAGGTTGATGCCCATGATCTCGGCGGAGAGATAATGGTCGCGGATCGCCACCAGCGCGCGGCCGTCGCGCGTTCGCATCAGATTGGTGACGAGGATGTAGCTCGCCAGCACGTAGGCCAGCACGACGTAGAAATACTGCTTATCGCCGCGTAGCGTGTAGCCGAAGATCGAGAACGGCTCGGCGCTGGCCGGCACCGAGCCGCCGGAGAACCATTCGGCGCGGGAGAAGAAGTCGAGCAGGATGTATTGCGCGGCCAGCGTCGCGATGACGAGGTAAAGGCCCTTCAGCCGCGCCGCGGGGATACCGAAGATCAGCCCGACCAGCGCGGTGACTACCCCTGCGAGCGGGATCGCGAAGAACACCGGAATCGGCGCGTTGTTGGAGATGTAGGCCGAGGTGAAGGCGCCGAGCAGGAAGAAGGCGGCGTGCCCGATCGAGATCTGGCCCGTGAAGCCGACCAGGATGTTCAGCCCGAGTGCCGCGATCGAGAAGATACCGATCTGGATCAGGATGCTGAGCCAGTATCCGCCAAGGAATTGCGGCACGAGGCAGAGCAGCAGCACGCCTGCGATCGCAAAGTTGCGGCTGGTGTTGGTCGGAAAAATTGTGGTGTCGGCCGCATAGGAGGTGCGGAAATCACC
This is a stretch of genomic DNA from Bradyrhizobium sp. CB2312. It encodes these proteins:
- a CDS encoding ABC transporter substrate-binding protein; this translates as MKTKSFLSTASLAIAIAAFSAGAQAQIAIGHLADYSGGTSDVGTPYGQAVADTFAWVNKNGGVNGKQLNVDTNDYGYQVPRAIALYKKWSAPDSKVAAIMGWGTADTEALTGFLAQDKIPDLSGSYAAALTDPEGVSGKAKPAPYNFFYGPSYSDSLRAMLIWAAEDWKAKGKSGKPKFVHMGANHPYPNAPKAAGEAMAQELGFEVLPPLVFALSPGDYSAQCLSLKSSGANYAYLGNTAASNISVMKACKTAGVDIQFLGNVWGMDENAAKTAGDAANGVIFPLRTAVSWGGDAPGMKTVMEISKMSDPTGKVYRPVHYIAAVCSALYMKESLDWAAKNGGATGENVAKGFYQKKDWVPAGMEGVCNPSTWTDKDHRGTLKVDLYRTKVSGATDGDLNDLMAKGTIKLEKVKTVELPRKPELLGW
- a CDS encoding branched-chain amino acid ABC transporter permease — translated: MAGPALIPAGDFRTSYAADTTIFPTNTSRNFAIAGVLLLCLVPQFLGGYWLSILIQIGIFSIAALGLNILVGFTGQISIGHAAFFLLGAFTSAYISNNAPIPVFFAIPLAGVVTALVGLIFGIPAARLKGLYLVIATLAAQYILLDFFSRAEWFSGGSVPASAEPFSIFGYTLRGDKQYFYVVLAYVLASYILVTNLMRTRDGRALVAIRDHYLSAEIMGINLTKYRTLSFGLAAFFAGIAGALYAHYQLVVSQEGFGIERSILFLAMIIIGGTGSIMGTLMGTAFVVLLPETMEFISLYLKGGAIDKALSLNNNITFLREIAIGVIIIAFLMFEPDGLAHRWRQIKAYWKLYPFSH